CCCGCGGAAAGTCTCCGGAACGAAGAGCGCTTCGAAACTCGGCAGAATGAGCCAGCAGCCCGCCACAGCCGGCGCGAGCACGGCGAAGACAACGCCAAGATTTCGTGAGATTTGCGCCCGCGCGGCGTCCGCGCCGTCTGTCTTCTCGGCATGGACGGCGATCTGGAAGAGGATCACGTCGACGGCGGAGCCGATGGCTCCGACGATGCGGATGCCGGTCTCGAAAGCAAGCGAGAGCCGCCCGACCTCGGCGAAGCCGTGCTGTTCGGAGAGCAGCGTGCGATTGATCAGCGGCACGGCTTGATAAAGCACGGCGGCGATGATGATCGGAAAGCCATAGGCGAAAAAGCGCGCGACAAGGGCGCGCTCGGCCGCGCGAAAGCCGGTGTTGGGATCGACGAGCTCGCGCCGGGCGACGAGGAGGCAGCCGGCGACGGAGACCATCATGCCGACGAGCGCCACATTGGCCGAATGGAAAAGATAGGCGCCGCCGACGGTCAACGCGAAAGCCAATATGTTCTTGGCGATCACCAGCGCGCCATAGGCTTTGTCGTGGAATCGCGCGCGCACCAGCGCCGTCGCGGTGTCGAAAAGCGCATTGGTGACGGAGACGCCCACGGCCAGCGCGGCAAGATCGTGGCTCAAGGGCAGATCGAGCCTGAGCGCCCAGAGCAGGAAGGCGGCGAATATGGCGAGCGCGGCGAGAGCCGAGAAGGAAGCGTCGAGCGTCGCGCGGATTTGCGGGCGCTCCAGCCGGTCGCGCTCCGCGTAGAAGCGCGTCGCCGCGAGACGCAACCAGTCGAAAACGAACGTCTGTACGACGACCGCCACAGAAAGCGCGAGCACGAAGCGGCCATATTCCGCCGGACCCAGAAATTTCGCGACGAGGAGGCTGACGACGAAATTGAGGAGGCTGTTGAGGATGAAGGGCGCCATCATCCACATGACGCGTCGCCTCTTTTCGGTTGCGCGCTCAAAGCTGGAACCTCAGGCCCACCAGATAGACATTCGCCGTATAGTCCGCATTGGGAAACGTTGTGTCGAGCAGTTCGTATCGGTAGCTGCCGCGCAGCGAGATGGTGCGCGTCACCTTGTAGTCGAGCGTGACTCCGGCAAAACCGCCCCGTTCCTGGACGTCGGCCCCTTGATAGTTGTTGTTGAAATAATTTCCCGTGATCGTGACGTTTAAATTTCTCATGAGATCGTGCGAAAGCGTCGCCGTGACCGAACGCGTGAGCACGCCGCTGGCGTTGGCGAGGGTCGTTTCGTTCATCGAAGTCGAACCGCGCAAGGTGAATGTCGTCAGCGCGGAGGGCGTGTAGATGAGCGCCGCGTCGATGACGGGGCCGCGCAGCGGCACGAGGCTCGGGTCCTCGTAGTTTCGCTGGCCATAGCCGCCGGAGACTTCGCCCTTCACCATGTCCGTGACGTTGAACTCGGCGCCGCCCCGGACGATATAGCCGGTGCTGTCGCGGTAGAAACCGTTGAAATCGACAGGCGAGTCGTGAATGCGCCTGTCGACGGTTCCTTCGACGAAGGGTTTGAGGTCCGGCGTCACCTCATAGGAGCTGCGCAGCAAAACGCCGAAATCATTATAGCTCGTCGCGGCGAGGTTGAGCGTCGTGCCGTTGGAGTATTGCGCGTCCGTGTACCAGACGCGATCATACGTGCCGCGCAGCTCCACGCCGATGCGGCCGAATTTCTGCGACACGCCCGCCTGCGCGCCGACCCCGAAAATGACGGGCCGGTTGACGACATAGACCGTGGATTGGCCGGGCTGGATCGCCGGCGCGCCCGGGCGTTGGGTGTCGAGCGACATGCGGCCGCGCAGGACGAGCGCGGTGTCCTGGGTGACGTCGTAACGGCCGTTCATCGAGCCGGTCGCTTCGGGCCGGTTCGCTGCGGGATAGTCGAAATATTCCGTATAGGCGCCGCGAAGCTCGCCATCGAGGCTGTGCCGCGCCCAGTCGGACTTGACCTTCAACCCGCCTTCGCCGCGAAAAAAAGTCGAGCCGCGCGGATTGTAGTTCGGCGCCAGGCGATTGGGGTTGTCGTCATAGCCGCTGCTGGCCTGGGCATAAGGAAAGAGCAGGGTCGAGCCGACCGCGACGCCGAGCGGATCGTATGGGTTGAGTTCGACTTTCGGCTTCGGCTTGGTTTTGATCGTCGGTTCGACCGCGACCGTGACCGGCGGCGGCGCAAGCGGCGCCGGCGCGCCGGGCTGGGCGGTCGCGCGCAACCGCAGACGTTGCCTTGCGACGTAGGAGGATTTGTAGGGCTCCAACGCCGGCAGCGGATTTTTCGGCGAAAATTGCGGCGGGTAGGGCGCGCGCGGCGGCGGATAGGGCCGCGGCAGCTTCTCCCTCTTGATCGGCGCTCCATAATTCGCGGCGGTGGAGACGGGGACGTCTCCCTCTCCCGTGGAGCCGCGCATGAGCGGAACCGGCTCCGCGGGAATCGTCAGCGGCGAGGGCGGCTGCGCCTGGCCCGGCTTCGGGAATGGCGAGGAAAGCGTGGGGAGGGCAAGCGCCGAAGAGGCGGTCGTCTTCTTCGCCGCGCGCGGAGAGCCCTTGCCGCCCTGGGATGGGGACGAAGCCTGACCGAAAGCCGGCGCAGCCGCGAGCGCCGCCCATGCGGCGCAAAGCGCAGCCAGCGCGACGCGGCTTCCCAAGCTTCCCGACGGCGCCATTTTCCCTCGCCTGTGCGCCTTTGACCCGCTCGGTTGAGCGGGAGGCGCCTGCGTAGGGTTAAGGCGTTATGGTTAACGGGAGCTTATCGGAGGCCGTCACCCCATTCCGATCGCCGAGAGGTAAAGCTCTAAAATCTCTTCCTCTTCCTCCCGCTTGTGTTTGTCCTGACGGCGCAGCGAGACGATCTTGCGGATAATCTTTGGATCGAAGCCGGTGCCTTTGGCTTCGCCGTAGACGTCCTTGATGTCGTCGGCGATGGCGCGCTTCTCCTCCTCGAGCTTTTCGATTCGCTCGATGAAGGCGCGCAGATGGCCGCCGTCGACGGCGTCGGTATTCATGGCGTTTTCCTGCGAGAGTGGCGGGCCGGCGGGAAATTTTCGTTCGCCAGCCGATTCCAGCGAGGCTTGCGATAGCTTCGTGACCCCGTCAAGGCAGGGGTGGACGAAATCCCCACAATCCGCAACGCCGCCGCGTTTCGCGCGGCGGCGCGCGCCAAACCGGGGGCGACGAACGCCTTGAAACTCGCGGCGCTGCGTCCGACATTGCGTTTTGCGCGGCGTTTTGCGCGCGATCGGCGCGCGAAAGGATGAACGAGATGAGCGACGGGGATTTTCGCGGCGATTATTCGAGGGGCGCCCCCAGCCTGCGCGCCGCGCCGCCGCCCTATATCCCGCCTCAGGCGCTGGAGGGCGTGCGGACCCGTCGAATCATGGCCGTGGGTCTGGATCTCATTCTGGTGAGCGGAATTTCCGTGGCGCTTTTCTTTGGGCTCTTCATCTTGAGCTTCGGCATGTCGGCGCTTCTCCTGCCGCCGATCTTCCCGATCGTCGCCTTCTTTTACAATGGCTTGACGGTCTCCGGCTGGCGCATGGCGACGCCCGGCATGGCCTTCATGGACCTTGAGATGCGCACCATGCAGGGCGAGCCGGTCCCCTTCCTGCAGGCGGCGGTCCATGCGGTTCTCTTTTACGTGACCTGGATGTTCCCGCCATTGCTGCTCGTTTCTTTCGTCACGGGCGACAAACGCTGTCTGCACGACATTGTGGCGGATGTCATTGTTTTGAGACGATCCGCTTAATTTCGGGATTGGCGCGGCGCAGGTTCCCGCCCTATTCTCAGGCGTTATCCGGATTGAGACCAGCGTGACCAAAGAGCCCCGCGACGCGCCGCAATTCTACCTCACCTCGCCGGCGCCGTGCCCCTATCTACCGGGGCGCGCCGAACGCAAGGTGTTTACGCATCTCATCGGACTGCGAGCGCCGGCGCTCAACGACACGCTGACGCAGTCCGGATTTCGCCGCTCGCAGACCATCGCCTATCGGCCGGCCTGCGAGCATTGCCGCGCCTGCGTATCGGTGCGGGTGAAAATCGGGGAGTTTGAGCCGTCGCGCACCCAGAGGCGCATCGCGCGCCGCAACGCCGAAATTGTCGGAGAGGGCCGACCCGCGCGGGCGACGGCGGAGCAATTCGCGCTTTTTCGCCGCTATGTCGGGGCGCGACACGCCGATGGCGGCATGGCCGACATGAATATGGTCGATTATCAGATGATGATCGAAGACAGCCATGTCGACACGCGGCTCATCGAATACCGCCTTGCGCCCGATCTGCCGGGCGGCGACGCCGACCAGCTCGTGGCCTGCTGCCTCACCGACCGGCTCGCGGACGGCCTGTCCATGGTCTATTCCTTCTACGAGCCGGCGTTCGAGTCCCGCTCGCTCGGCTCCTTCATGATACTCGATCACATGCGCCGCGCGCAGGCCGCGGGCCTGCCGCATCTCTATCTCGGTTATTGGGTCGAGGGTTCGCGCAAGATGGATTACAAGGCGCGCTTTCTCCCGCAGGAGCGCCTGGGGCCCGAAGGATGGGCGCGCATCGGCTAGGTTTCGAGCATGGCCTCGACGAAGCCTTCGGGATCGGCGCAAAAATTCCTGAGCAAAGTGAAATGCCTGGTCTCGCGCAGCGTGATCGGCCGCAGCCCGCCTCTGTCGAGGCCAAGCAGCGTCGCGCCTTTATGCGCCATCAGCAGGGGCGAATGGGTCGCCATGATTACCTGGCAGACGCCCGACTCCTCCATCCGCCGCAGCAGTTTCAGGAACTCGATCTGGCGCCTCGGCGAGAGCGCGGATTCTGGCTCGTCGAAAATATAGATGCCCTGCCGCTGGCAGCGCTCTTCGAAGAAGAGCAAAAAGCCTTCGCCATGAGAGTGCGAGAGAAAATCGGGCGGCGGCCCGCCAGCGTCCAGAGCCGCCTCGTCGAGATAACGAGCGACTGAATAAAAGCTTTCGGCGCGAAAGAACCATCCGTTCGTCATGCGCGGAAGCCAGCTCGCGCGTAACGCCTCGCCAAGCCGGCCGCCCTGCTTTTCCAGCGCGCGGGAATGATCGACCGGCATATAGCCCTTGCCGCCGCCAGCGTCGTCATAGCCGGCGAAGGCGGCGATTCCTTCCAGCAATGTCGATTTACCGACGCCGTTCTCGCCGACGATGATCGTCACCGGAGACTCGAATTCGAGTTCGAAGTCTCCGCTTCCGAACAAAGGCAGGCAAAAGGGATAGGCGTTGCGGTCTGAAATGCGCTCGGGATCGAGCCAGACGCGCTTGAGATAGGGCGCCTTTAAACGAATATCGCGCGGGCGTCGCATAGGGTCTCGAAACGAAATGCGGCGCCCCGCCGAAGCGGGGCGCCTTTGCCTCACATGAAGCGAAGCTTGACGTCCGCCTTCAGCGCCGTCATGCGATCCGCGATCTGCCGGTCGCGCAGGATGACGTCGAGTTCGGCGAGCTTGGCGCTGGTCTCCGCCTTGGTCGCGGCGAAGGTCGGGATTTCGCCCGCGGCCGCTTTCATCGCGCGCTCGAAGGCCGCCACGGATGTCTCGACGCGGCGGTCGGGCGTTTTGACGGCGTCGGCTCCGGCTGGCGCGTCGCGCTCGGCCTCGCGCCGCGCGGCGGCGAAGGCCTCGAGCGATTCTCGCATGTCATTCATGCGGGCGGACAGCGCCGCAATGTCGCGCGCCATTGCGCTCTCGTCGCCGGCGGCTTCCTGCTCGGCCTTGGCCAGTCCTTCGAGCTGCGCTTCGAGATCGAGCTGGCGGGAGACCGCCGCCTGCGCGAGATCTTCGCGGCCTTCTTTCATCGCTGCGCGAGCGTTGTCGCCAAGATCTTCTATTTTCTTGCGAACCATCTGCGCCTGCCGCGTGGCCTGAAGTCGGCGCGCGCTGGCGCGACCCATTTCGCTGCGGGCTTCGTCGATAATCCGCTCGACCTCGCGAACGGTTTCTTTCATCACGCTTTCCGCGCGCGAGGCTTCCATGCGATCGACGAGATCGCCAAAATCGCCGGAGAGAATGCGCTTGATGCGCGCAGCAATGCTTTCGGTCATGATATGCTCCTCATCGCCCGCGCGCCGCGACGGCGGACCGAACGAAA
The nucleotide sequence above comes from Methylocystis parvus OBBP. Encoded proteins:
- a CDS encoding PspA/IM30 family protein, producing MTESIAARIKRILSGDFGDLVDRMEASRAESVMKETVREVERIIDEARSEMGRASARRLQATRQAQMVRKKIEDLGDNARAAMKEGREDLAQAAVSRQLDLEAQLEGLAKAEQEAAGDESAMARDIAALSARMNDMRESLEAFAAARREAERDAPAGADAVKTPDRRVETSVAAFERAMKAAAGEIPTFAATKAETSAKLAELDVILRDRQIADRMTALKADVKLRFM
- a CDS encoding lipopolysaccharide biosynthesis protein, with the protein product MWMMAPFILNSLLNFVVSLLVAKFLGPAEYGRFVLALSVAVVVQTFVFDWLRLAATRFYAERDRLERPQIRATLDASFSALAALAIFAAFLLWALRLDLPLSHDLAALAVGVSVTNALFDTATALVRARFHDKAYGALVIAKNILAFALTVGGAYLFHSANVALVGMMVSVAGCLLVARRELVDPNTGFRAAERALVARFFAYGFPIIIAAVLYQAVPLINRTLLSEQHGFAEVGRLSLAFETGIRIVGAIGSAVDVILFQIAVHAEKTDGADAARAQISRNLGVVFAVLAPAVAGCWLILPSFEALFVPETFRGSFGHYFALMIPALFAFAMMNYGVNTAFQLAHRLTPLIIAALVAQLANLLAIMLLPATADATRFAYAQSISSMSGLVALVSMLFLLEPMWPRARDIMGAAAGVGAMLYIGAPLRNFEPCILTMLLQVAAGVAVYGVLVYAFDVAGLRSLIGPKIVARLRREPQLQ
- a CDS encoding RDD family protein, with amino-acid sequence MSDGDFRGDYSRGAPSLRAAPPPYIPPQALEGVRTRRIMAVGLDLILVSGISVALFFGLFILSFGMSALLLPPIFPIVAFFYNGLTVSGWRMATPGMAFMDLEMRTMQGEPVPFLQAAVHAVLFYVTWMFPPLLLVSFVTGDKRCLHDIVADVIVLRRSA
- a CDS encoding outer membrane beta-barrel protein; translated protein: MAPSGSLGSRVALAALCAAWAALAAAPAFGQASSPSQGGKGSPRAAKKTTASSALALPTLSSPFPKPGQAQPPSPLTIPAEPVPLMRGSTGEGDVPVSTAANYGAPIKREKLPRPYPPPRAPYPPQFSPKNPLPALEPYKSSYVARQRLRLRATAQPGAPAPLAPPPVTVAVEPTIKTKPKPKVELNPYDPLGVAVGSTLLFPYAQASSGYDDNPNRLAPNYNPRGSTFFRGEGGLKVKSDWARHSLDGELRGAYTEYFDYPAANRPEATGSMNGRYDVTQDTALVLRGRMSLDTQRPGAPAIQPGQSTVYVVNRPVIFGVGAQAGVSQKFGRIGVELRGTYDRVWYTDAQYSNGTTLNLAATSYNDFGVLLRSSYEVTPDLKPFVEGTVDRRIHDSPVDFNGFYRDSTGYIVRGGAEFNVTDMVKGEVSGGYGQRNYEDPSLVPLRGPVIDAALIYTPSALTTFTLRGSTSMNETTLANASGVLTRSVTATLSHDLMRNLNVTITGNYFNNNYQGADVQERGGFAGVTLDYKVTRTISLRGSYRYELLDTTFPNADYTANVYLVGLRFQL
- a CDS encoding DUF2312 domain-containing protein, whose product is MNTDAVDGGHLRAFIERIEKLEEEKRAIADDIKDVYGEAKGTGFDPKIIRKIVSLRRQDKHKREEEEEILELYLSAIGMG
- a CDS encoding arginyltransferase, which translates into the protein MTKEPRDAPQFYLTSPAPCPYLPGRAERKVFTHLIGLRAPALNDTLTQSGFRRSQTIAYRPACEHCRACVSVRVKIGEFEPSRTQRRIARRNAEIVGEGRPARATAEQFALFRRYVGARHADGGMADMNMVDYQMMIEDSHVDTRLIEYRLAPDLPGGDADQLVACCLTDRLADGLSMVYSFYEPAFESRSLGSFMILDHMRRAQAAGLPHLYLGYWVEGSRKMDYKARFLPQERLGPEGWARIG
- a CDS encoding AAA family ATPase, translating into MRRPRDIRLKAPYLKRVWLDPERISDRNAYPFCLPLFGSGDFELEFESPVTIIVGENGVGKSTLLEGIAAFAGYDDAGGGKGYMPVDHSRALEKQGGRLGEALRASWLPRMTNGWFFRAESFYSVARYLDEAALDAGGPPPDFLSHSHGEGFLLFFEERCQRQGIYIFDEPESALSPRRQIEFLKLLRRMEESGVCQVIMATHSPLLMAHKGATLLGLDRGGLRPITLRETRHFTLLRNFCADPEGFVEAMLET